Sequence from the Corallococcus sp. EGB genome:
CATCGTGGGCAAGGTGTTCCAGCGGCTCGCGCCGGGCGAGCATGCGGCGGGAGTACCATCCGCGGAGCTGGAGATCCGCGCGGTGCTCGACGCGAAGATCGAAGCGCACGCGCTCTTCAGCCACGCGTTGCTGGACCAATCGCATACGCCGGACTGCATCTACTACCGCGTCCACGTGGACGGCGTTCCGTTCGCATGGGGGACGCTGTCGGAGGCAGCGGCCCGCTACGCTGCGAACGCGGAGGCGGGCATCCAAGACCGGGACAACCCCTGGAACATCGTGAAGGTGGAGGTCCGGGGGAACGTGGCCGCGGCGAAGCTGGAGGTGCGGGTCGGAGGCGTGCGATTCATCGACCATCTGCTGCTGGTGCGCACCGGAGGGCAGTGGCGCATCTCCGCCGCGGCCTGGGGCAATCCGACCTGAGTCGCTTCAGGCCACGGCCTCCAACGCGGCGATGGCTTGGGCGAGAGCGCGGGTGAACGGCCCATCGTCCTGACGCTGTCCCACCGATGACGGACAGCGGATCCGCCCCCGGCGACTTCAAGAGGCTCATCAACACCGCGCCCCTGATCCCAGCGGAGGAATGGCCCCGGAAGGAAGAGAGCGCCTCGGGCACGCGCGTGTCGGTCAAGTGCCCCAATCCCAGGATGAGCGATTCCAGGACCTGCGGGTCCTGTTCCTCCAGGGCAGCGGCAGCAGCTGGTCCACAGCGCGAGACCGCACGTCGGCGGACGATTCAAGCTGCCCGAGGATGTCGGCGCCCCGCATGCGCTCGTGAGGAACGCGCGAGCGCAGCAGCAGGCTGGCGGCGGCGAACACGGTCTCCGGTCCCCTGCGGTGCAGGGCTCGGATGGCCCCTCCCAGAGATGAGAAAACGAGAAACCAGCCAGGTCCCCTGGCGGAGGCGCACGGAAAAAACCTGTCCGACAGTCGGACAGGTTTTGGACGACCGCGGCCGCCAGGGGGACCTCGTGCGGTCCGTGGGCTCAGTCGCGGAAGAACGAGGCCTGCTGGAAGCGCAGGCCCGCGAGGACCTGTTCAACCCTCGCGTCAGAGAGCGCCCCGATGCGCTCACCGAGCCTCGACTTCTCCACCGAGGACACCTGGGACACGACCACGACGCTCTGCTTCACCAGGTTGCCCTCCCCCACTTCGAGCAACACGTTGCCGGGCTCGCTTGCCTTTCTCAGATTGGAGGTCAGGGCGCAGACGATGACCGTGTGGATGCGGGAGCGGTTGAAGACGTCGTCCTGGATGACGAGGTAGGGGTGCGCGATGGGCGGGATGGAGCCTCGGGCCTCGTCCGGCTCACACCAGAACAGGTCGCCTCGGCGGATCAGCTTCGGGGCCGCGCTCATGCGCCGGGTTCTCCCATGCTGAATGAGGGGGAGCAATCCTTCCCCGGGTCGCGCGTTGGTTGTAGGCAGGGTGCACAATCACGCAGCGAGGTCGAACACCATGAAGGCTGTTTTCCGGGATGGCGAAGGGCGCTTGCGCAACGGCTGGAAGGGCCTGGGCTTCGTCGTGGTGTCCTCCGTGCTGGCCGGCATCCTGATGTGGCTCCAGACGTTGCTGCCCGCCGCCGTGAGGTCGTTCGTGCCGAATCCGTTCTTCGGCTTCCTTGGCGTGCTGCTTGTGAGCCTCGACTTCCTGTACCTCGAAAAGCAGCCCCTGACGTCGCTCGGCATGTCACTGGGCCGGAGGGCCGGCCGTGAGCTGGGCATGGGAGTACTGGCGGGCGTGGGGCTCGTGAGCCTGGTGGCACTCGGCGCCTGGGCGGCCGGTGGCTACCATCTGGAGCGCGCCGCGAATGCCCAGCTGACCGCGGTCGTGAAGGCGGCCTGGTTGATGCTGGGCGTCGGCCTCTTCGAGGAGGCGCTGTTCCACGGCTACCTCTTCCAGCGCGCCATCCGGGGTCTGGGCGAGCGTTGGGCGCAGGTGGTCATCTCCCTCCTCTTCTGCCTCGCGCACCCGTTCAACACGGAGATGGAGGTCCCCACGCGCATCGTGGCGATGGTCACCACCTTCCTCGCGGGCTGGATGCTGGGCCTGTGCTACCTGCGCACGCGGCACCTCGCGCTGTCGGTCGGCGTGCACATGGGCTGGAACTGGTTCCTGGGCATGATGGGCTTCGGCGTCAGCGGCAAGGAGTCCCACGGCTGGTGGATGCCCGTCTTCCAGGGTCGCCCGGAGTGGGTCACGGGCGGCGCCTACGGCCTGGAGGCGTCTGTCTTCGGCGTCGTTGTGCTGGGTCTGGCAATCATTGCCCTGACGCGCTGGAAGGGTTCCGCCGCGCAGGAACCGAGGGCGATGGCCCGCCCTGTAGAGGCTCCCGCACCCCAAGGGTAGCCCAGCGACACCGCGTGCCCTCGCTACCGCCTCCGGGCACGCGGCGCCCTCGGGCGCGACGTGGCCTCCGCTTCAGACTGCGCGGCCAGGTACTCCGCGAACACCGCCTCGAAGGTCTTCGCGAACTTACGGATGCGCGGCACCTTGCGCAGGTCCTTGTGCATCGTGAGATAGAAGCGAAGCGACGGCAGCGGGGTCTCCAGTCCCACCCGGAGCAATTCCGGGTGCTCCCGCTCCGCCCCGACCCCGAGCATGACCAACCCCATGCCTCCCTTCGCCGCGTGCAGCCGCGCCTCCATCGAATTGGAGCGAAAGGGGAACCGGGAAGCGCCCCGTTGGATCAACCACTGCGCGGGGCCCTGTCCGCGGGGCGTCTCGTCCTCCACGATGAAGTCCTGCCCTGCGTAGTCGTCCGCTCCCAGCAAGCGCTTGGGAACGAAGCGCTTGAGGTAGTCCTCGCTCGCGTAGAGGCCGCTCATGACCTCGCCCAATGGCTTGTCGATGAGCACCGGCGAGGACGACCGGCCGCCCCGCACGCCGATGTCCGCCTCCCGCGAGGCCAGGTCCACGAACCGCAGCTCCGAAATCACCTCAATCAATGTCTCCGGATGCCGCCGACGGAACCGCGTCGCCGCTTCCGCCGCCCCCACCAGGAAGCCATCCGGCAGCGAGATGCGAATCCGGCCCGCGTAGGGAGAGCCACCGCCCCCATCACGCC
This genomic interval carries:
- a CDS encoding nuclear transport factor 2 family protein, with product MPKTLPLVTLALLTACAPTRPVPAPAPMARLHASPEEAVQAYFQASDTGSSRLLRSAFHPDVRMHWVDGTDGVLRTRTQLEWWQLLDASARAPQPATERGLSVLDREGPFALMEAVSHWPDHTFDDLLLVVETPAGWRIVGKVFQRLAPGEHAAGVPSAELEIRAVLDAKIEAHALFSHALLDQSHTPDCIYYRVHVDGVPFAWGTLSEAAARYAANAEAGIQDRDNPWNIVKVEVRGNVAAAKLEVRVGGVRFIDHLLLVRTGGQWRISAAAWGNPT
- a CDS encoding type II toxin-antitoxin system PemK/MazF family toxin — protein: MSAAPKLIRRGDLFWCEPDEARGSIPPIAHPYLVIQDDVFNRSRIHTVIVCALTSNLRKASEPGNVLLEVGEGNLVKQSVVVVSQVSSVEKSRLGERIGALSDARVEQVLAGLRFQQASFFRD
- a CDS encoding CPBP family intramembrane glutamic endopeptidase — protein: MKAVFRDGEGRLRNGWKGLGFVVVSSVLAGILMWLQTLLPAAVRSFVPNPFFGFLGVLLVSLDFLYLEKQPLTSLGMSLGRRAGRELGMGVLAGVGLVSLVALGAWAAGGYHLERAANAQLTAVVKAAWLMLGVGLFEEALFHGYLFQRAIRGLGERWAQVVISLLFCLAHPFNTEMEVPTRIVAMVTTFLAGWMLGLCYLRTRHLALSVGVHMGWNWFLGMMGFGVSGKESHGWWMPVFQGRPEWVTGGAYGLEASVFGVVVLGLAIIALTRWKGSAAQEPRAMARPVEAPAPQG
- a CDS encoding LysR family transcriptional regulator, with amino-acid sequence MENKLPAWDDLRVLLEVHRGGSFLAAGLQLGLSTSTVARRIGALEKDLGRALVHRTSQGAWLEKEALELIVLAEQFEQSLRAHRRDGGGGSPYAGRIRISLPDGFLVGAAEAATRFRRRHPETLIEVISELRFVDLASREADIGVRGGRSSSPVLIDKPLGEVMSGLYASEDYLKRFVPKRLLGADDYAGQDFIVEDETPRGQGPAQWLIQRGASRFPFRSNSMEARLHAAKGGMGLVMLGVGAEREHPELLRVGLETPLPSLRFYLTMHKDLRKVPRIRKFAKTFEAVFAEYLAAQSEAEATSRPRAPRARRR